In Sylvia atricapilla isolate bSylAtr1 chromosome 27, bSylAtr1.pri, whole genome shotgun sequence, one genomic interval encodes:
- the LOC136372130 gene encoding feather keratin Cos2-2-like, producing the protein MSCPEKCQQCQPCDPCCRPCGPCPLASSCNECCVRQCQSSHVVIEPPAVLVTLPGPVLSSFPQNTAVGSSTSAAVGSILSTEGVPISSGGFDISCITNCYGGSRCCRPC; encoded by the coding sequence ATGTCCTGCCCAGAgaagtgccagcagtgccagccctgtgaCCCTTGCTGCCGGCCCTGTGGCCCCTGCCcgctggccagcagctgcaatgagtgctgtgtcaggcagtgccagagctcccaCGTCGTCATTGAGCcgcctgctgtgctggtgaccctgcccggccccgtcctcagctccttcccacagaacactgctgtgggatcctccacctctgctgctgtgggcagcatcctcagcactgagggagtgcccatcagctctgggggctttgaCATCTCCTGCATCACCAACTGCTATGGTGGCAGCAGATGTTGTCGTCCCTGCTAA
- the LOC136372129 gene encoding feather keratin Cos2-2-like, translated as MSCPEKCQQCQPCDPCCRPCGPCPLASSCNECCVRQCQSSHVVIEPPAVLVTLPGPVLSSFPQNTAVGSSTSAAVGSILSTEGVPISSGGFDISCITNCYGGSRCCRPC; from the coding sequence ATGTCCTGCCCAGAgaagtgccagcagtgccagccctgtgaCCCTTGCTGCCGGCCCTGCGGCCCCTGCCcgctggccagcagctgcaatgagtgctgtgtcaggcagtgccagagctcccaCGTCGTCATTGAGCcgcctgctgtgctggtgaccctgcccggccccgtcctcagctccttcccacagaacactgccgtgggatcctccacctctgctgctgttggcagcatcctcagcactgagggagtgcccatcagctctgggggctttgaCATCTCCTGCATCACCAACTGCTATGGTGGCAGCAGATGTTGTCGTCCCTGCTAA